From a region of the Primulina eburnea isolate SZY01 chromosome 7, ASM2296580v1, whole genome shotgun sequence genome:
- the LOC140835719 gene encoding uncharacterized protein codes for MEILGELGKCVGGSWKVLKYLGVRTYPRILLSVLGPEDVRGIVAPHNYAFVVTDTIANYDVARIFIDNGSFVNILSKSTLDQMNVEGFEFEPISTPLYGFTGHATLPLGQITHPLSLGCDPRRITKMITFTMVDTPSSYNGILGRPALKDFRAVAFTYHQN; via the coding sequence atggaGATTCTGGGCGAGCTCGGAAAGTGCGTGGGAGGAAGTTGGAAAGTTTTGAAATATCTAGGGGTGCGGACTTACCCTAGGATCCTGTTATCAGTTTTGGGCCCGGAAGACGTCCGAGGCATTGTGGCTCCCCATAATTATGCCTTTGTGGTGACGGACACAATTGCCAATTATGATGTGGCACGAATCTTTATTGACAATGGAAGCTTTGTAAATATCTTGTCCAAGAGCACTTTGGATCAGATGAATGTGGAAGGATTTGAGTTCGAACCGATCTCTACTCCTCTATATGGGTTCACGGGACATGCCACTCTACCGCTGGGTCAGATTACTCATCCCCTATCTTTGGGATGCGACCCTCGACGGATAACAAAGATGATAACATTTACCATGGTGGATACCCCCTCATCATATAATGGAATCCTGGGACGGCCAGCCTTGAAAGATTTCAGAGCCGTAGCTTTCACGTATCATCAAAATTGA